The Pan troglodytes isolate AG18354 chromosome 1, NHGRI_mPanTro3-v2.0_pri, whole genome shotgun sequence genome includes a region encoding these proteins:
- the IGSF9 gene encoding protein turtle homolog A isoform X3 gives MVWCLGLAVLSLVISQGADGRGKPEVVSVVGRAGESVVLGCDLLPPAGRPPLHVIEWLRFGFLLPIFIQFGLYSPRIDPDYVAPPQFQETPPAVLEVQELEPVTLRCVARGSPLPRVTWKLRGKDLGQGQGQVQVQNGTLRIRRVERGSSGVYTCQASSTEGSATHATQLLVLGPPVIVVPPKNSTVNASQDVSLACHAEAYPTNLTYSWFQDNINVFHISRLQPRVRILVDGSLRLLATQPDDAGCYTCVPSNGLLHPPSASAYLTVLYPAQVTAMPPETPLPIGMPGVIRCPVRANPPLLFVSWTKDGKALQLDKFPGWSQGTEGSLIIALGNEDALGEYSCTPYNSLGTAGPSPVTRVLLKAPPAFIERPKEEYFQEVGRELLIPCSAQGDPPPVVSWTKVGRGLQGQAQVDSNSSLILRPLTKEAHGHWECSASNAVARVATSTNVYVLGTSPHVVTNVSVVALPKGANVSWEPGFDGGYLQRFSVWYTPLAKRPDRMHHDWVSLAVPVGAAHLLVPGLQPHTQYQFSVLAQNKLGSGPFSEIVLSAPEGLPTTPAAPRLPPTEIPPPLSPPRGLVAVRTPRGVLLHWDPPELVPKRLDGYVLEGRQGSQGWEVLDPAVAGTETELLVPGLIKDVLYEFRLVAFAGSFVSDPSNTANVSTSGLEVYPSRTQLPGLLPQPVLAGVVGGVCFLGVAVLVSILAACLMNRRRAARRRRKRLRQDPPLIFSPTGKSAAPSALGSGSPDSVAKLKLQGSPVPSLRQSLLWGDPAGTPSPHPDPPSSRGPLPLEPICRGPDGRFVMGPTVAAPQERSGREKAEPRTPAQRLARSFDCSSSSPSGAPQPLCIEDISPVAPPPAAPPSPLPGPGPLLQYLSLPFFREMNVDGDWPPLEEPSPAAPPDYMDTRRCPTSSFLRSPDTPPVSPRESLPGAVVGAGATAEPPYTALADWTLRERLLPGLLPAAPRGSLTSQSSGRGSASFLRPPSTAPSAGGSYLSPAPGDTSSWASGPERWPRREHVVTVSKRRNTSVDENYEWDSEFPGDMELLETLHLGLASSRLRPEAEPELGVKTPEEGCLLNTAHVTGPEARCAALREEFLAFRRRRDATRARLPAYRQPVPHPEQATLL, from the exons ATGGTGTGGTGCCTCGGCCTGGCCGTCCTCAGCCTGGTCATCAGCCAGGGGGCTGACG GTCGAGGGAAGCCTGAGGTGGTATCGGTGGTGGGCCGGGCTGGGGAGAGTGTGGTGCTGGGCTGTGACCTGCTGCCCCCCGCCGGCCGGCCCCCCCTGCATGTCATCGAGTGGCTGCGCTTTGGATTCCTGCTTCCCATCTTCATCCAGTTTGGCCTCTACTCTCCCCGAATTGACCCTGATTACGTGG CGCCCCCTCAATTCCAGGAGACACCTCCTGCTGTGTTGGAAGTGCAGGAACTGGAGCCTGTGACCCTGCGTTGTGTGGCCCGCGGCAGCCCCCTGCCTCGTGTGACGTGGAAGCTCCGAGGAAAGGACcttggccagggccagggccaggtgcaA GTGCAGAACGGGACGCTGCGGATCCGCCGGGTAGAGCGAGGCAGCTCTGGGGTCTACACCTGCCAAGCCTCCAGCACTGAGGGCAGCGCCACCCACGCCACCCAGCTGCTAGTGCTAG GACCCCCAGTCATCGTGGTGCCCCCCAAGAACAGCACAGTCAATGCCTCCCAGGATGTTTCCTTGGCCTGCCACGCTGAGGCATACCCCACTAACCTCACCTACAGCTGGTTCCAGGACAACATCAATGTCTTCCACATTAG CCGCCTGCAGCCCCGGGTGCGGATCCTGGTGGACGGGAGCCTGCGGCTGCTGGCCACCCAACCTGATGATGCCGGCTGCTACACCTGTGTGCCCAGCAATGGCCTCCTGCATCCACCCTCAGCCTCTGCCTACCTCACTGTGCTCT acccagcccaggtgacagctATGCCTCCTGAGACACCCCTGCCCATAGGCATGCCGGGGGTGATCCGCTGCCCGGTTCGTGCCAACCCCCCACTGCTCTTTGTCAGCTGGACCAAGGATGGAAAGGCCCTGCAGCTGGACAAG TTCCCTGGCTGGTCCCAGGGCACAGAAGGCTCACTGATCATCGCCCTGGGGAACGAGGATGCCCTGGGAGAATACTCCTGCACCCCCTACAACAGTCTTGGTACCGCCGGGCCCTCTCCTGTGACCCGCGTGCTGCTCAAG GCTCCCCCAGCTTTTATAGAGCGGCCCAAGGAAGAATATTTCCAAGAAGTAGGGCGGGAGCTGCTCATCCCCTGCTCCGCCCAAGGGGACCCTCCTCCTGTTGTCTCTTGGACCAAG GTGGGCCGGGGGCTGCAAGGCCAGGCCCAGGTGGACAGCAACAGCAGCCTCATCCTGCGACCATTGACCAAGGAGGCCCACGGGCACTGGGAATGCAGTGCCAGCAATGCTGTGGCCCGAGTGGCCACCTCCACGAACGTCTACGTGCTGG GCACTAGCCCTCATGTTGTCACCAATGTGTCCGTGGTGGCTTTGCCCAAGGGTGCCAATGTCTCCTGGGAGCCTGGCTTTGATGGTGGTTATCTGCagagattcagtgtctggtacaCCCCACT GGCCAAGCGTCCTGACCGAATGCACCATGACTGGGTGTCCTTGGCAGTGCCTGTGGGGGCTGCTCACCTCCTAGTGCCAGGGCTGCAGCCCCACACCCAGTACCAGTTCAGCGTGCTAGCTCAGAACAAGCTGGGGAGTGGTCCCTTCAGCGAAATCGTCTTGTCTGCTCCTGAAG GGCTTCCTACCACGCCAGCTGCACCCAGGCTTCCCCCAACAGAGATACCGCCTCCCCTGTCCCCTCCGCGGGGTCTGGTGGCAGTGAGGACACCCCGGGGGGTACTCCTGCATTGGGATCCCCCAGAGCTGGTCCCTAAGAGACTGGATGGCTACGTCTTGGAAGGCCGGCAAGGCTCCCAGGGCTGGGAAGTGCTGGACCCGGCTGTGGCAGGCACAGAAACAGAGCTGCTGGTGCCAGGCCTCATCAAG GATGTTCTCTACGAGTTCCGCCTCGTGGCCTTCGCGGGCAGCTTCGTCAGCGACCCCAGCAACACGGCCAACGTATCCACTTCCG GTCTGGAGGTCTACCCTTCGCGCACGCAGCTCCCgggtctcctgccccagcccGTGCTGGCCGGCGTGGTGGGCGGAGTCTGCTTTCTGGGCGTGGCCGTTCTTGTGAGCATCCTGGCCGCCTGCCTCATGAACCGGCGCAGGGCTGCCCGCCGCCGCCGCAAGCGCCTCCGCCAAG ATCCACCTCTTATCTTCTCTCCGACCGGGAAGTCAGCTGCACC CTCTgctctgggctcaggcagtcctgaCAGCGTGGCGAAGCTGAAGCTCCAGGGATCCCCAGTCCCCAGCCTGCGCCAGAGTCTGCTCTGGGGGGATCCTGCCGGAACTCCCAGCCCCCACCCGGATCCTCCATCTAGCCGGGGACCCTTACCTCTGGAGCCCATTTGCCGGGGCCCAGACGGGCGCTTTGTGATGGGGCCCACTGTGGCGGCCCCCCAGGAAAGGTCAGGCCGGGAGAAGGCAGAACCTCGGACTCCAGCCCAGCGTCTGGCCCGGTCCTTTGACTGTAGCAGCAGCAGCCCCAGTGGGGCACCCCAGCCCCTCTGCATTGAAGACATCAGCCCTGTGGCACCCCCTCCAGCAGCCCCACCCAGTCCCTTGCCAGGTCCCGGACCCCTGCTCCAGTACCTGAGCCTGCCCTTCTTCCGAGAGATGAATGTGGATGGGGACTGGCCCCCTCTTGAGGAGCCCAGCCCTGCTGCACCCCCAGATTACATGGATACCCGGCGCTGTCCCACCTCATCTTTCCTTCGTTCTCCAGACACCCCTCCTGTATCCCCCAGGGAATCACTTCCTGGGGCTGTGGTAGGGGCTGGGGCCACCGCAGAGCCCCCTTACACAGCCCTGGCTGACTGGACACTGAGGGAGCGGCTGCTGCCAGGCCTTCTCCCTGCTGCCCCTCGAGGCAGCCTCACCAGCCAGAGCAGCGGGCGAGGCAGCGCTTCGTTCCTGCGGCCCCCCTCCACAGCCCCCTCTGCAGGAGGCAGCTACCTCAGCCCTGCTCCAGGAGACACCAGCAGCTGGGCCAGTGGCCCTGAGAGATGGCCCCGAAGGGAGCATGTGGTGACAGTCAGCAAGAG gaggAACACATCTGTGGACGAGAACTATGAGTGGGACTCAGAATTCCCTGGGGACATGGAATTGCTGGAGACTTTGCACCTGGGCTTGGCCAGCTCCCGGCTCAGACCTGAAGCTGAGCCAGAGCTAG GTGTGAAGACTCCAGAGGAGGGCTGCCTCCTGAACACTGCCCATGTTACTGGCCCTGAGGCCCGCTGTGCTGCCCTTCGGGAGGAATTCCTGGCCTTCCGCCGCCGCCGAGATGCTACTAGGGCTCGGCTACCAGCCTATCGACAGCCAGTCCCCCACCCCGAACAGGCCACTCTGCTGTGA